Proteins from a genomic interval of Uloborus diversus isolate 005 chromosome 4, Udiv.v.3.1, whole genome shotgun sequence:
- the LOC129221249 gene encoding cuticle protein 38-like translates to MIAKIAFLCATLAAARSTGLLAPAVYGHGLAIKAPAAPVLAAPLLSKTVLAAPHPYAPYAKHIAPLPYATVAKAVAPVTYTTTITKTAPVAPILSHAGLLGAAPLAYSGLYGHGLAHGPGLLAHGPALTYAPGLHGVAYAPTLLNHGKILL, encoded by the coding sequence ATCGCTTTCCTCTGCGCTACCCTCGCAGCCGCAAGATCTACTGGTCTCTTGGCTCCTGCCGTCTATGGACATGGCCTCGCCATTAAGGCCCCTGCTGCCCCAGTCCTCGCAGCTCCACTCCTTTCCAAGACCGTTCTCGCCGCTCCACACCCATACGCTCCATATGCCAAACATATTGCTCCCCTCCCCTACGCCACAGTTGCCAAGGCTGTTGCCCCTGTCACCTACACCACTACCATCACCAAGACTGCTCCAGTGGCCCCGATCCTGAGCCACGCTGGTCTTCTGGGTGCTGCTCCATTGGCTTATTCCGGACTCTATGGACACGGTCTGGCTCATGGACCTGGGCTCTTGGCTCATGGACCTGCTTTGACCTACGCTCCAGGCCTCCACGGAGTTGCTTATGCTCCAACTCTCCTCAACCACGGAAAGATCCTTTTGTAA